A genomic window from Chanodichthys erythropterus isolate Z2021 chromosome 1, ASM2448905v1, whole genome shotgun sequence includes:
- the cops6 gene encoding COP9 signalosome complex subunit 6 — MRRGQTAKMAASNGVGMEVDATASPSVMASGVTGSVSVALHPLVILNISDHWIRIRSQEGRAIQVVGALIGKQEGRNIEVMNSFELLFHTVEDQIHIDKEYYYTKEEQFKQVFKDMEFLGWYTTGGAPDQSDIHIHKQVCEIIESPLFLKLNPMTKHTDLPVSVFESVIDIISGEATMLFAELPYTLATEEAERIGVDHVARMTTTGSGENSTVAEHLIAQHSAIKMLHSRVKVILEYVKAVQAGEVPFNHEILREANALCHRLPVLNTHKFKTDFYDQCNDVGLMAYLGSITKTCNSMNQFINKFNVLYDRQGIGRRMRGLFF, encoded by the exons cGAGCCCCAGTGTGATGGCGTCTGGTGTAACCGGCAGTGTGTCTGTGGCGTTGCATCCGCTCGTCATCCTGAATATCTCCGATCACTGGATCCGGATCCGCTCGCAGGAGGGACGAGCCATTcagg TTGTCGGCGCTCTGATCGGAAAGCAGGAGGGCAGAAACATCGAGGTCATGAACTCGTTCGAGCTTCTGTTTCACACCGTAGAGGATCAGATTCACATCGACAAAGAGTATTACTACACAAAAGAAGAGCAGT TCAAGCAGGTTTTTAAAGACATGGAGTTTCTGGGCTGGTACACGACTGGCGGCGCTCCTGACCAATCAGATATCCACATTCATAAGCAG GTGTGTGAGATCATCGAGAGTCCGCTGTTCCTGAAGCTCAACCCCATGACCAAACACACCGAC TTGCCAGTCAGCGTGTTTGAGTCTGTGATTGACATCATCAGTGGagag GCGACGATGCTGTTTGCTGAACTGCCGTATACACTGGCCACAGAAGAGGCCGAACGCATCGGAGTCGATCACGTCGCGAGGATGACGACCACAGGATCAGGAGAAAACTCtacag TGGCGGAGCATCTGATCGCTCAGCACAGCGCTATAAAGATGCTGCACAGCCGCGTGAAGGTCATTCTGGAGTACGTCAAAGCTGTTCAGGCAG gtgAAGTCCCGTTTAATCACGAGATCCTGCGGGAGGCAAACGCTCTGTGTCACCGTCTGCCTGTTCTCAACACACACAAGTTCAAGACCGACTTCTATGAT CAATGTAATGACGTTGGTCTGATGGCGTATCTGGGCTCCATCACCAAAACCTGCAACAGCATGAATCAGTTCATCAACAAGTTCAACGTCCTGTACGACCGGCAGGGCATCGGCCGGCGCATGAGGGGCCTGTTCTTCTGA
- the LOC137019124 gene encoding uncharacterized protein has protein sequence MMSVFICLLLLPCFLEAKSLMNVLKQEDVASVSIDSNKANEFLSSSRPKRNIDPRWHRQTPDFQAYYRYYSSIGHTEGLYEIDRIRMLYQQMRHLEHVYGPNASYYQSKLGLPVLPPLPKCDPSKDKGCKQAPPPAPPPAPVKAAVTPPLAQADVVYLCNSKDPLCKPHIVYMPTGAVPVLCDPRYHPNCKLEAPPPPPSKKSELAPPPPPAPMVFKAMEYDCDPYWDPDCLIDHPPRPVKGKVPPPPAPVLDEEEPEPEPEPVPVSKKHPHPYYYAHLHPYNYRSELYDPLRHAYPSAAAPDSA, from the exons ATGATGTCTGTGTTCATCTGCCTCCTGCTGCTGCCAT GTTTTCTTGAGGCAAAATCCCTGATGAATGTCCTCAAACAGGAAG ATGTGGCTTCAGTCAGTATCGACTCCAACAAGGCCAATGAGTTCCTGTCCAGTTCTCGACCCAAACGCAACATCGATCCACGCTGGCACCGGCAGACTCCGGACTTCCAGGCGTATTACCGATATTACAGCAGCATCGGACACACCGAGGGC TTGTACGAGATCGACAGGATCCGGATGTTGTACCAGCAGATGAGGCACCTGGAGCACGTCTACGGTCCGAACGCGTCCTACTACCAGAGCAAACTGGGACTTCCGGTTCTACCGCCGCTTCCCAAATGTGACCCTTCCAAAGACAAGGGCTGTAAGCAGGCTCCGCCCCCCGCCCCGCCCCCAGCCCCAGTTAAGGCGGCCGTGACTCCGCCCCTCGCGCAGGCTGACGTCGTGTATCTGTGCAACAGTAAAGACCCTCTGTGTAAGCCACACATCGTCTACATGCCCACCGGTGCCGTGCCGGTGCTGTGTGACCCGCGCTACCATCCCAACTGCAAGCTGGAGGCTCCGCCCCCTCCCCCCTCCAAAAAGTCTGAGCTGGCCCCGCCCCCTCCACCGGCCCCCATGGTCTTTAAGGCGATGGAATATGACTGCGACCCTTACTGGGATCCCGACTGCCTCATCGACCACCCGCCGCGGCCCGTGAAGGGTAAAGTTCCTCCGCCTCCGGCACCCGTGCTCGACGAGGAAGAGCCGGAGCCGGAGCCGGAGCCGGTGCCCGTCAGCAAGAAACATCCACATCCGTATTATTACGCCCACCTTCATCCCTACAACTACCGGTCTGAACTCTACGACCCGCTGCGACACGCGTATCCTTCAGCCGCAGCGCCTGACAGCGCGTAG